aagaggaaaaagaaaaagaagaagaagaagaagaggaggaggaagaagaagaggaagaggatgaagaagagaaataagaataagaagatgaagaagtagaagaagagaaGGAGGGAGAGAAGGATGAAAAAGGGGAAGAAGAGGGGGAAGAagggaaagaagaagaagaagaagaagaagaggaggaggaagaggaagaggaagaagaagaggaagtgGAAGAGGAAGAGGCagaggagaaagagaaagaagaggaagaagacaaaaatgaagaagagaaagaggaagagaaaaaggagaaagaggaagaggaagaagaggaggaggaggaagaagaggaaaagGAACAAGAAGAAGTTTAAAAGAGGAGGAGGAAAAGTAGGAGGGGGAGTAGGAAGAGGAGAAGGAGGAAttgaaagaggaagaagaaaagaaagaagaggaaGGAAAGCTGAAAGAGGGggaagaagaggagaaagaggaaaaataggaagaggagaaagaagaggaagaggatgaAAAAGtggatgaagaagagaaagaggtAGAAGAAGAGCacgaagaagaggaagaagaggaagaggaggcaGATGAGAAAGAGGAataggaagaagaggaagaagaagagaaagaagaagatgaggaagaagaagaagaagagaaggaaaa
The DNA window shown above is from Capsicum annuum cultivar UCD-10X-F1 unplaced genomic scaffold, UCD10Xv1.1 ctg50889, whole genome shotgun sequence and carries:
- the LOC124892809 gene encoding sperm protamine P2-like, whose product is KKIRIRRRRRKRMKRKRRRKKGKRGGGREGGRGEGGRRERRMKKGKKRGKKGKKKKKKKKRRRKRKRKKKRKWKRK